GATCAGCAGATCAATGTGCGTGGCATAGGAATACGCCGCGTCTTGCAGTTCCCGTTTTTCATTCATTTCCGCTTCGAGGTCGGACAGGCGCAGCAATGCTTCGCCCGTGCGTGGAATGACGGCTGATTTCAAAGCGCGCGGCAGGTCGCGTTCACGGCGGTAGTCGTCCAGACCGAAGCGGGCGGCCCGCACGAGCAGTTTCGGGCGCTGCAGTTTTCCGATCAGGGCAGTGATATCGAGCATGTCGTTTCCTTTGTGGCGATTCGTGATGTGTTCGCCGCAACATGGCACATCCTTTGGTTGTGTTGCGTCATCGCGCTTTCCTCCGCGCGGTCCCCCCCAAAATGGTTAACCAAATTCCGTCAGGGTCTTGTGGTCAAGTCGTTGTTAACACTTCGGTAAGAATGCACGCATAGGTTGCGTGGGTGCTTTTCGGTCCCGCTGGGGGACAGATATCGCACGGATAGAGGGGCTGTATTGCTATGCAGGGTGATTGTGATCGGAGAACCTTTGGGTTTCCCGCATGGGTTCCTGATTGTGTGACGCATTATTTGGCGCACACGATCGCTGGCCAATCCATTCGGGCGCTCGCGCGCGAGAAAGCCTGCCACCCCTCGACAATCTTGCGACAGGTTCGCCGGACTGAAGCGCGTCGGGACGATCCGCTGGTCGATGCCGCATTAAGGGCATTGATCCCGGACCCTGTATTGGGTCCTTCACACTCCCAAAAGGAACGAAACACTATGTCGACCCCAAATGTCATCCCGCATGTGATGCCGATGAAGGAAGTATTGAATCAAACACGTATTGATCGCGAGGCATTGCTGGCCCTACGTCGTCTGAGCGAACCACGGGCCGTGCTGGCTGTGGCCCGTGATATGGATACCGCCGTTATTGTGCGTGAGGATGCGTCCGGTGCCTCGTTGCGCACGGCTGTCGTGGACCGCGATATCGCGCAGGCCATGGCCTTGAAATCCTGGATCACTTGCAA
The sequence above is drawn from the Cognatiyoonia koreensis genome and encodes:
- a CDS encoding DUF6477 family protein; amino-acid sequence: MLDITALIGKLQRPKLLVRAARFGLDDYRRERDLPRALKSAVIPRTGEALLRLSDLEAEMNEKRELQDAAYSYATHIDLLIAIMAEARLFEATHRRRTIR